The following are encoded in a window of Kitasatospora fiedleri genomic DNA:
- a CDS encoding PIG-L deacetylase family protein codes for MTIRRLVFSPHADDAVLSCYGALGPGSAVVTVFAGVPEDPGLLTDWDRALGAADSRELALERRAEDLRSFAPLGLVPEQWPYLDGQYRPGETPRQLSADLAARVRAGAPVGAGPAREVWLPAGLLGHPDHVLVRDTGLAACAELADEGLPPRVVLYAEYPYQLFQISNHLRAAGTRDGFAWTNDRPEPLAAWAAEQFPRATAGRHRAGETRLPEITAAAKAAAIRAHATQVDVMDRQVRGQLLNLSNLELEYWWPLHGARAALSDLAASAPAPASALASASASAPAPAGASSAGARNGGGR; via the coding sequence ATGACGATCCGACGCCTGGTGTTCTCCCCGCACGCCGACGACGCCGTGCTGTCCTGCTACGGCGCCCTCGGTCCGGGGAGCGCGGTGGTGACCGTGTTCGCCGGGGTGCCCGAGGACCCGGGGCTGCTCACCGACTGGGACCGCGCGCTCGGCGCCGCCGACTCCCGCGAACTGGCCCTGGAACGCCGCGCGGAGGACCTCCGGTCCTTCGCCCCGCTCGGCCTCGTCCCGGAACAGTGGCCCTACCTGGACGGGCAGTACCGGCCGGGCGAGACCCCCCGGCAGTTGTCGGCCGACCTGGCGGCCCGCGTCCGGGCCGGGGCACCGGTCGGAGCGGGCCCGGCCCGGGAGGTCTGGCTGCCCGCCGGGCTGCTCGGCCACCCCGACCACGTACTGGTCCGGGACACCGGCCTGGCGGCGTGCGCGGAACTCGCGGACGAGGGGCTGCCGCCCCGGGTGGTGCTGTACGCCGAGTACCCGTACCAGCTGTTCCAGATCAGCAACCACCTGCGGGCGGCCGGCACCCGGGACGGATTCGCCTGGACCAACGACCGCCCGGAACCGCTCGCCGCCTGGGCCGCCGAGCAGTTCCCCCGGGCCACCGCGGGGCGGCACCGGGCCGGGGAGACCCGGCTCCCGGAGATCACCGCCGCCGCCAAGGCAGCGGCGATCCGCGCCCACGCCACCCAGGTCGACGTGATGGACCGCCAAGTGCGCGGCCAACTGCTGAACCTCTCGAACCTGGAGCTGGAGTACTGGTGGCCGCTGCACGGAGCCCGGGCGGCGCTGTCGGACCTGGCCGCGTCCGCACCCGCACCCGCGTCCGCACTAGCGTCGGCGTCGGCATCGGCGCCGGCGCCGGCGGGCGCCTCGTCGGCCGGAGCACGGAACGGCGGCGGCCGGTGA
- a CDS encoding class I SAM-dependent methyltransferase, with the protein MANIVFAHQVPDAAAEFLSVLDRADEPAAVVLTGDGWRYVELPAADAATRVRHLARACTRPGPAATWSPGQVSSDDTHWAHNPADWRAEQARSGLAAAQAAAAAGPVRHSLGHAGHSQFLIDEAHPLTERQLRSKIVLLADLKSGSLPSATAGRDHLTQSAPSCESFLHLDRERAEHLYYLVYSPDPLVEVPRDPWDFARSPYERERMTATRDWVRATLPHPGASVVEAGACEGALSELLCEAGLDVTATEPADDFRERAAHRLAGRATVTADTVEDLARTTRTPADAYLLAEVLYYLDDPAVTESLATDLLLVTAPRELLETKLRPYFEGPGAACWRIESEHELLGARLDFLVDGLMYQRKRGSVGLVCRRRAQAAR; encoded by the coding sequence ATGGCCAACATCGTCTTCGCCCACCAGGTGCCCGACGCCGCAGCGGAGTTCCTCTCCGTGCTGGACCGGGCCGACGAACCGGCCGCGGTCGTCCTCACCGGGGACGGGTGGCGGTACGTCGAACTGCCCGCCGCCGACGCGGCCACCCGCGTCCGCCACCTCGCCCGGGCCTGCACCCGGCCCGGACCGGCCGCGACCTGGTCGCCCGGACAGGTCTCGTCGGACGACACCCACTGGGCCCACAACCCCGCCGACTGGCGTGCGGAGCAGGCCCGTTCGGGACTCGCCGCCGCCCAGGCCGCGGCCGCTGCCGGACCGGTCCGCCACAGCCTCGGCCACGCCGGGCACTCGCAGTTCCTGATCGACGAGGCGCACCCGCTGACCGAGCGCCAACTGCGGTCAAAAATAGTCCTGTTGGCGGACCTCAAGTCCGGATCGCTGCCGTCCGCCACCGCCGGACGCGACCACCTCACCCAGTCCGCGCCGTCCTGCGAGAGCTTCCTGCACCTCGACCGCGAGCGCGCCGAGCACCTCTACTACCTCGTCTACAGCCCCGACCCGCTGGTCGAGGTGCCGCGCGACCCCTGGGACTTCGCCCGCTCCCCCTACGAGCGGGAGCGGATGACCGCCACCCGCGATTGGGTGCGCGCCACGCTGCCGCACCCCGGGGCCAGCGTGGTGGAGGCCGGTGCGTGCGAGGGTGCGCTGAGCGAACTGCTCTGCGAGGCCGGCCTGGACGTCACCGCCACCGAACCCGCCGACGACTTCCGCGAACGGGCCGCCCACCGACTCGCCGGACGGGCCACGGTGACCGCCGACACCGTCGAGGACCTCGCCCGGACCACCCGGACACCCGCCGACGCCTACCTGCTCGCCGAAGTCCTCTACTACCTCGACGACCCGGCCGTGACCGAGTCGCTGGCCACCGACCTGCTGCTGGTCACCGCCCCGCGCGAACTCCTCGAAACCAAGCTGCGCCCCTACTTCGAAGGTCCCGGCGCGGCCTGCTGGCGGATCGAGTCCGAGCACGAACTGCTCGGCGCGCGCCTGGACTTCCTGGTCGACGGCCTGATGTACCAGCGCAAGCGCGGCAGCGTCGGCCTGGTGTGCCGCCGCCGCGCCCAGGCCGCCCGCTGA
- a CDS encoding ABC transporter ATP-binding protein: MASVTYDKATRVYPGADKPSVDQLDLEIADGEFLVLVGPSGCGKSTSLRMLAGLEDVNEGAIRIGDRDVTHLPPKDRDIAMVFQNYALYPHMTVAENMGFALKIAGVNKAEIRTKVEEAAKILDLTQYLDRKPKALSGGQRQRVAMGRAIVRQPQVFLMDEPLSNLDAKLRVSTRTQIASLQRRLGITTVYVTHDQTEAMTMGDRVAVLKDGLLQQVDAPRAMYDRPGNLFVAGFIGSPAMNLIEVPLVDGGVKFGGSIINIAREDLAKAGDAKSVVVGIRPEHFQVVPAGGLEGVAVTVNVVEELGADGYVYGTTQVSGEDKDIVVRVHSREIPQRGETIHIVPVGNEPHVFTTEAEGGKRLSR, translated from the coding sequence ATGGCTTCTGTGACGTACGACAAGGCCACCCGTGTGTACCCGGGTGCCGACAAGCCCTCCGTCGACCAGCTCGACCTGGAGATCGCGGACGGCGAGTTCCTCGTCCTGGTCGGTCCCTCCGGCTGCGGCAAGTCGACCTCGCTGCGCATGCTGGCCGGCCTGGAGGACGTGAACGAGGGCGCCATCCGCATCGGCGACCGCGACGTGACCCACCTGCCGCCGAAGGACCGGGACATCGCCATGGTGTTCCAGAACTACGCGCTGTACCCGCACATGACCGTCGCCGAGAACATGGGCTTCGCCCTGAAGATCGCCGGCGTGAACAAGGCCGAGATCCGCACCAAGGTCGAAGAGGCCGCCAAGATCCTCGACCTGACCCAGTACCTGGACCGCAAGCCGAAGGCGCTCTCCGGCGGTCAGCGCCAGCGTGTCGCGATGGGCCGCGCGATCGTCCGCCAGCCGCAGGTCTTCCTGATGGACGAGCCGCTGTCGAACCTGGACGCCAAGCTCCGCGTGTCCACCCGCACCCAGATCGCCTCGCTCCAGCGCCGCCTGGGCATCACCACGGTCTACGTCACCCACGACCAGACCGAGGCCATGACCATGGGTGACCGCGTCGCGGTCCTCAAGGACGGTCTGCTGCAGCAGGTCGACGCCCCGCGCGCCATGTACGACCGCCCGGGCAACCTGTTCGTGGCCGGCTTCATCGGCTCCCCCGCGATGAACCTCATCGAGGTCCCGCTGGTCGACGGCGGCGTGAAGTTCGGCGGCTCGATCATCAACATCGCCCGCGAGGACCTGGCCAAGGCCGGCGACGCGAAGAGCGTCGTGGTCGGCATCCGCCCCGAGCACTTCCAGGTCGTCCCGGCCGGCGGCCTCGAGGGCGTCGCGGTCACCGTCAACGTGGTCGAGGAGCTCGGCGCCGACGGCTACGTGTACGGCACCACCCAGGTGTCCGGCGAGGACAAGGACATCGTGGTCCGCGTGCACAGCCGCGAGATCCCGCAGCGCGGCGAGACCATCCACATCGTGCCGGTCGGCAACGAGCCGCACGTGTTCACCACCGAGGCCGAGGGCGGCAAGCGCCTCAGCCGCTGA
- a CDS encoding MFS transporter: MSLSPADVADPRHPGAVGDAPDTRAARLRRRLGLPALAGQGRIVAATVLDAFGVGMFVPLSFLFFILTTDLTIAQVGLGTSIATVLSLPAAPVAGTIVDRWGPRTSLIANNLLAAAGYLCYLLVDSLPSLVGSMLVVLCAERLYFASWPAFVADLAEGAELDRWYAFTTAGTNASVGIGGAAGGLLLGSGWSGAAVFIVAVNAATSVIAAFLLLAPRGTRTTAAPTARPPAAATASDSPLQPDRTGWWDSWRTLFRDRVLLALMAAQTAFAFGWLIPTVVLPVYLVEVDRLPAWLPSTALTVNAVVIVLAQSLVTARVVAYPRARVISWAAVLMLGSIALLAFGAAGRGPATVAVVYTAVLLFTAGQILAGPATTAISATAAPPEARGRYLSLFNLTWALSAITGPLLVGTLIEHHPAVFWTLLATLVATGGLGYRLAAHWSPPTA; this comes from the coding sequence GTGAGCCTGTCCCCCGCCGACGTGGCCGACCCGCGGCACCCCGGGGCGGTCGGTGACGCACCGGACACCCGGGCCGCCCGGCTGCGGCGGCGCCTCGGCCTTCCCGCGCTCGCCGGCCAGGGGCGGATCGTCGCCGCCACCGTGCTCGACGCGTTCGGCGTCGGGATGTTCGTCCCGCTGTCCTTCCTGTTCTTCATCCTGACCACCGACCTGACGATCGCCCAGGTCGGCCTGGGCACCAGCATCGCCACCGTGCTCTCCCTGCCCGCCGCCCCGGTGGCCGGCACGATCGTCGACCGCTGGGGCCCCCGCACCTCGCTGATCGCCAACAACCTCCTGGCCGCGGCCGGTTACCTCTGCTACCTGCTGGTGGACTCGCTGCCCTCCCTGGTCGGCAGCATGCTGGTGGTGCTCTGCGCCGAACGCCTGTACTTCGCCTCCTGGCCCGCCTTCGTCGCGGACCTGGCCGAAGGCGCGGAACTCGACCGCTGGTACGCCTTCACCACCGCGGGCACCAACGCCAGCGTGGGCATCGGCGGCGCGGCCGGAGGGCTGCTGCTGGGCAGCGGCTGGTCCGGTGCGGCCGTGTTCATCGTCGCCGTGAACGCCGCGACCAGCGTGATCGCGGCGTTCCTGCTGCTGGCCCCGCGCGGCACGAGAACGACGGCGGCTCCGACCGCACGACCGCCGGCTGCGGCGACGGCCTCCGACAGCCCACTCCAACCGGACCGGACGGGATGGTGGGACAGCTGGCGGACCCTCTTCCGGGACCGGGTGCTGCTGGCCCTGATGGCGGCGCAGACCGCCTTCGCGTTCGGCTGGCTGATCCCGACCGTGGTCCTGCCCGTCTACCTGGTCGAGGTGGACCGGCTACCCGCCTGGCTGCCATCGACCGCCCTGACGGTGAACGCCGTCGTGATCGTGCTGGCCCAGTCCCTGGTGACGGCCAGGGTGGTGGCGTACCCGCGGGCCAGAGTGATCTCCTGGGCCGCCGTCCTGATGCTCGGCTCGATCGCCCTCCTGGCCTTCGGCGCCGCCGGCCGCGGCCCCGCCACCGTGGCGGTGGTCTACACCGCGGTCCTGCTCTTCACCGCCGGCCAGATCCTGGCCGGCCCGGCCACCACCGCCATCTCGGCCACCGCCGCCCCACCCGAAGCCCGCGGCCGCTACCTCTCCCTCTTCAACCTCACCTGGGCCCTCTCCGCAATCACCGGCCCCCTCCTGGTGGGCACCCTGATCGAGCACCACCCCGCCGTCTTCTGGACCCTCCTCGCCACCCTCGTCGCCACCGGCGGCCTCGGCTACCGCCTGGCCGCCCACTGGTCACCCCCCACTGCCTGA
- a CDS encoding GNAT family N-acetyltransferase: MTTTAPAGLRTVTWELTPENDVPPKLHHQLNALLRESFPYTTEQFRDGRSWAGARPERRLIGRIDGRPVAHTGLLRRFLRVGGTDQLVGEVGLVAVHPALQGTGVGREMADRTQAALATLRLPFGYLNCHTSVLGYYLSVGWTALDGTDTRHYEPDDELTALVTTARPMVLPVTAALTAWPAGTRIERDGTEL; this comes from the coding sequence ATGACCACCACCGCACCCGCCGGACTCCGCACCGTCACCTGGGAACTGACCCCCGAGAACGATGTCCCCCCGAAGCTGCACCACCAGCTGAACGCCCTGCTGCGGGAGTCCTTCCCGTACACCACCGAGCAGTTCCGCGACGGCCGCAGCTGGGCGGGTGCCCGGCCGGAGCGCCGGCTGATCGGCCGGATCGACGGCCGCCCGGTCGCCCACACCGGCCTGCTGCGCCGCTTCCTACGCGTCGGCGGAACGGACCAACTGGTCGGCGAGGTCGGCCTGGTGGCCGTCCACCCCGCACTCCAGGGCACCGGCGTCGGCCGGGAGATGGCCGACCGCACCCAGGCCGCCCTGGCCACCCTCCGGCTTCCGTTCGGCTACCTCAACTGCCACACCAGCGTGCTCGGCTACTACCTCTCGGTGGGCTGGACGGCACTCGACGGCACCGACACCCGGCACTACGAGCCGGACGACGAACTCACCGCCCTGGTCACCACCGCCCGGCCGATGGTCCTCCCGGTCACCGCCGCCCTCACCGCCTGGCCGGCGGGCACCCGAATCGAACGCGACGGCACCGAACTCTGA